The Deltaproteobacteria bacterium genome window below encodes:
- a CDS encoding class I SAM-dependent methyltransferase, producing the protein MKWFPFWEKNGFHVTPNHYYQPIPDTRTLKDELWERESEMPGVDMKPEVQKDFLLNIFPRFRDEYDRFPKGPTGVPHEFHFNNRMFDGTDALVLYCMVRHFKPKRIIECGSGFSTLVSAKAALMNGNTELTSIEPYPSEVLKKGFPGLSRLSVQKIEEVDLSIFSELKDGDILFIDTSHVLRCGNDVHRIYLEIIPRLAPGVIIHVHDIFFPKEYPKSWTFKLYRSWTEQYLLQSFLAFNSQYEVLFSNSYMALKFFPEMQAAFPNSEPFWGGGSFWMRKKSQG; encoded by the coding sequence TATTACCAGCCCATACCCGACACCCGGACCCTCAAAGATGAATTATGGGAACGCGAATCAGAGATGCCGGGCGTGGACATGAAACCCGAGGTCCAGAAGGATTTTCTGTTGAACATATTCCCCAGGTTCCGGGACGAGTATGACAGGTTCCCGAAGGGGCCTACCGGCGTTCCGCACGAGTTCCATTTCAATAACAGGATGTTCGACGGCACGGACGCGCTCGTCCTTTATTGCATGGTGCGCCATTTCAAGCCGAAACGTATAATCGAGTGCGGCTCGGGTTTTTCGACCCTCGTGTCCGCGAAGGCCGCCCTGATGAACGGTAATACTGAGCTGACCTCGATAGAGCCTTACCCATCCGAGGTCCTTAAAAAGGGTTTTCCGGGGCTCTCCAGGCTGAGCGTGCAGAAGATAGAGGAAGTCGACCTGTCCATCTTCAGCGAGTTGAAGGACGGAGACATTTTATTCATCGATACATCCCATGTCTTGCGGTGCGGCAACGATGTCCACAGGATATACCTGGAGATAATCCCGAGGCTCGCGCCGGGGGTCATTATCCATGTGCACGACATATTCTTCCCGAAGGAGTACCCGAAGAGCTGGACGTTCAAGCTGTACCGCTCCTGGACGGAGCAGTACCTTCTCCAGAGCTTTCTGGCCTTCAACAGCCAGTACGAAGTGCTTTTCTCCAACAGCTATATGGCCCTCAAGTTCTTTCCGGAGATGCAGGCCGCGTTCCCCAATTCAGAGCCGTTCTGGGGCGGCGGCAGCTTCTGGATGAGGAAAAAATCACAGGGATGA